Proteins from a genomic interval of Streptococcus oralis:
- the tpiA gene encoding triose-phosphate isomerase gives MSRKPFIAGNWKMNKNPEEAKAFVEAVASKLPSSDLVEAGIAAPAVDLTAVLAAAKGSNLKVAAQNCYFENAGAFTGETSPQVLKEIGTDYVVIGHSERRDYFHETDEDINKKAKAIFANGMLPIICCGESLETYEAGKAAEFVGAQVSAALAGLTAEQVASTVIAYEPIWAIGTGKSASQDDAQKMCKVVRDVVAADFGQEVADKVRVQYGGSVKPENVASYMACPDVDGALVGGASLEAESFLALLDFVK, from the coding sequence ATGTCACGTAAACCATTTATCGCTGGTAACTGGAAAATGAACAAAAATCCAGAAGAAGCAAAAGCATTCGTTGAAGCCGTTGCATCAAAACTTCCTTCATCAGACCTTGTTGAAGCAGGTATCGCAGCTCCTGCAGTTGATTTGACAGCTGTTCTTGCTGCTGCTAAAGGTTCAAACCTTAAAGTTGCTGCTCAAAACTGCTACTTTGAAAATGCAGGTGCGTTCACTGGTGAAACTAGCCCACAAGTTTTGAAAGAAATCGGTACAGACTACGTTGTGATCGGTCACTCAGAACGTCGTGACTACTTCCATGAAACTGACGAAGATATCAACAAAAAAGCAAAAGCAATCTTTGCAAACGGTATGCTTCCAATCATCTGTTGTGGTGAGTCACTTGAAACTTACGAAGCTGGTAAAGCGGCTGAATTCGTAGGTGCTCAAGTATCTGCTGCATTGGCTGGCTTGACAGCTGAACAAGTTGCTTCAACAGTTATCGCTTACGAGCCAATCTGGGCTATCGGTACCGGTAAATCAGCTTCACAAGACGATGCACAAAAAATGTGTAAAGTTGTTCGTGACGTCGTAGCAGCTGACTTTGGTCAAGAAGTTGCGGACAAAGTTCGTGTTCAATACGGTGGTTCTGTTAAACCTGAAAACGTTGCTTCATACATGGCTTGCCCAGACGTTGACGGTGCCCTTGTTGGTGGTGCGTCACTTGAAGCTGAAAGCTTCTTGGCATTGCTTGATTTTGTAAAATAA